The following coding sequences lie in one Alicyclobacillus curvatus genomic window:
- a CDS encoding cold-shock protein yields MEQGIVKWFNADKGFGFISRENGDDVFVHFSAIQGNGYRSLEEGQRVNFDVVQGPKGPQAENVA; encoded by the coding sequence ATGGAACAAGGAATCGTAAAGTGGTTTAATGCGGATAAGGGGTTTGGCTTTATTTCTCGCGAGAACGGTGATGACGTATTTGTACATTTTAGCGCCATCCAAGGAAATGGCTATCGTTCTTTGGAAGAAGGACAGCGTGTAAACTTTGACGTTGTGCAAGGACCAAAGGGACCACAAGCCGAAAATGTAGCTTAA
- a CDS encoding right-handed parallel beta-helix repeat-containing protein: MAVIYVPDNYPYIQTAINNATPGDTVLVRPGTYTEPESPGATPMITINKSITLQSTDGAAVTILNGNSATDRYYMVSIEADNVTFDGFTVENPLYTGSADASGILTSLDGGGHTGLRITNNVVHDIGSMLRPNASFGTFGVNIGPVDGLEVGNNVVYNIGNNDGSSPGNGWAVAIFVYGNDPSHVANNVTIHDNTIYNIVSPNLVNDGVTMGSDSQNVVVANNNIHASGLKRGVVTNPAMTGLATITGNTIDEASSYGILLRSPYAQIVTYNTITRCGIGIQINATVTTTPEIHYNNIYNNVDYGLVNLATVPVNAQDNWWGTATGPNTPGGDRVQGLTPAEYTPVLQQPVGATIAPLVRMYSSGGSSGMTYVSELSREDAIAAAIGAPTTAAKSTVVTGIDTDIAKRAWDRIAGYTNSTIFSGLTVPGGLATPQFVWDATTSPGQTRYFAMGVEFTLDTAKSGVFVAITNFADNAHDYQVGLYDATSKALITTSPVLQDGNVTTPVIGVTEQPPYNWQTVRLDSQLLATPLAAGTPYYLVVSHRVLNYLIFEGGLDPAGLMFIADTWTVA, translated from the coding sequence ATGGCCGTCATTTATGTGCCCGACAACTATCCCTACATTCAGACCGCCATTAATAACGCGACTCCGGGAGACACGGTACTCGTTCGGCCAGGGACTTACACGGAACCGGAGAGTCCCGGTGCAACACCAATGATTACCATCAACAAGTCCATCACGCTGCAGTCAACGGATGGTGCCGCGGTGACGATTTTGAATGGAAATAGCGCCACAGACCGCTATTACATGGTGAGCATTGAAGCGGATAATGTCACCTTCGATGGGTTTACTGTAGAAAATCCTCTGTACACCGGCAGCGCGGATGCTTCTGGCATTTTAACGAGCCTCGACGGTGGTGGGCATACTGGTCTGCGCATCACAAACAACGTCGTGCACGACATTGGGAGCATGTTGCGGCCGAACGCCAGTTTCGGCACCTTTGGTGTGAACATCGGACCCGTAGATGGTCTGGAAGTTGGCAATAATGTCGTTTACAACATCGGCAACAATGACGGCAGCAGCCCGGGTAACGGTTGGGCGGTAGCTATTTTTGTATATGGCAATGATCCTTCACACGTAGCGAACAACGTAACGATTCACGACAACACGATATACAACATCGTGAGCCCGAACCTTGTCAACGATGGCGTCACCATGGGCAGCGATTCCCAAAACGTTGTGGTTGCCAACAATAATATCCACGCATCTGGACTCAAACGCGGTGTTGTCACCAATCCTGCCATGACCGGACTCGCCACCATCACCGGCAACACCATTGACGAAGCGTCAAGTTATGGGATTCTTCTTCGCAGTCCCTATGCACAAATCGTGACCTACAACACCATCACGCGCTGTGGAATCGGGATTCAGATTAACGCGACGGTCACCACCACTCCGGAAATTCATTACAACAACATCTATAACAATGTTGATTATGGTCTTGTTAACCTAGCGACAGTACCTGTGAATGCTCAGGACAACTGGTGGGGAACGGCAACGGGCCCGAACACCCCCGGCGGAGATAGGGTGCAAGGGCTCACCCCAGCGGAGTACACACCGGTTCTGCAACAACCGGTTGGCGCAACCATCGCTCCACTTGTACGTATGTACAGTAGCGGTGGCTCCAGTGGTATGACGTACGTTTCGGAGCTCAGTCGAGAAGACGCCATCGCGGCCGCCATTGGTGCGCCCACGACAGCTGCAAAATCGACAGTGGTAACAGGTATTGACACGGACATTGCGAAGCGGGCGTGGGACAGGATTGCCGGCTATACAAATTCGACAATATTTTCTGGTTTAACTGTGCCGGGCGGACTTGCGACGCCACAGTTTGTTTGGGATGCAACGACTTCCCCGGGCCAGACTCGTTACTTTGCGATGGGCGTTGAGTTTACGCTAGATACGGCAAAGAGCGGTGTGTTTGTGGCGATTACGAATTTTGCAGATAACGCACACGACTATCAAGTAGGTCTCTACGACGCGACGAGTAAAGCCCTTATCACAACGAGTCCCGTCTTGCAGGACGGAAATGTGACTACGCCTGTCATTGGCGTAACGGAACAGCCTCCCTATAATTGGCAGACAGTACGCTTGGATTCGCAGTTATTGGCAACTCCGCTTGCAGCGGGGACACCTTATTACCTGGTTGTCTCGCACCGAGTCCTCAACTATCTCATCTTCGAGGGCGGGCTTGATCCAGCCGGTTTGATGTTTATTGCGGATACGTGGACGGTTGCATGA
- the rpiA gene encoding ribose-5-phosphate isomerase RpiA produces MDGKQSAGEKAVEYVQEGMYVGLGTGSTVYWSILKLGELVKNGLHVGCIATSKQTEALATKLGIPLMDISVCTQLDVTIDGADEVDECFNLIKGGGGALFREKMVASISRRLVVVVDASKCVKTLGKFALPVEVVQFGWNVTSQRVAELGCRPRLRMENEAPYITDNGNFIVACAFDAITDPAALNRKLHQITGVVETGLFVGMADALVIGKQDTVIVKENNDEVQEYNDEIH; encoded by the coding sequence TTGGACGGCAAGCAGAGCGCCGGCGAAAAGGCTGTGGAGTATGTGCAAGAAGGTATGTATGTCGGCTTAGGTACAGGCTCAACGGTGTACTGGTCCATTTTGAAACTGGGTGAGCTCGTGAAGAACGGACTTCATGTCGGTTGTATTGCGACTTCAAAACAGACGGAAGCCCTGGCAACTAAACTCGGAATTCCCCTCATGGATATCTCCGTATGTACTCAGTTAGATGTCACGATAGACGGTGCCGATGAAGTGGACGAGTGTTTCAATCTTATTAAGGGTGGAGGGGGGGCCTTGTTTCGGGAAAAGATGGTTGCCTCCATATCCCGACGCTTGGTTGTCGTCGTCGACGCCTCAAAGTGCGTGAAAACTCTTGGGAAGTTTGCGCTTCCAGTCGAGGTTGTCCAGTTTGGGTGGAACGTCACGAGTCAAAGAGTTGCGGAACTCGGTTGCCGGCCACGGTTGCGCATGGAGAACGAGGCACCGTACATCACGGATAACGGAAACTTCATTGTGGCCTGCGCCTTTGATGCCATCACAGACCCAGCAGCACTAAATCGGAAACTTCATCAGATAACAGGCGTTGTTGAGACCGGGCTGTTTGTGGGAATGGCTGACGCACTTGTCATCGGCAAACAAGACACGGTCATTGTTAAGGAAAACAACGACGAAGTTCAGGAGTACAACGACGAAATCCATTAA
- a CDS encoding fatty acid desaturase, with protein MSNLKRSIAPFEQADTRKSIWQITNTILPFVTFWFFAYRSLSVSFWVTLLFAIPASGFLVRTFIIFHDCCHISFFKSKKANALVGNITGILTTFPYEQWKFEHAVHHATNGNLDRRGTGDIWTLTVNEYSSLSSFKKMIYRLYRNPIVLFGLGPLYIVLIQYRFNRKLAGRKERWNTYATNTALIAVWGGISWLLGWRAVLLVEAPIVYLSAMVGIWLFYVQHQFDNGYFENAENWSYESSAMEGSSFYKLPKPLQWITGNIGFHHIHHLSSRVPNYNLQKVSESDDFFQSIPSIGFWSSLRSLRHRLWDEQEKRFVNFKDAKNI; from the coding sequence ATGAGCAATTTGAAAAGAAGTATTGCACCTTTTGAACAAGCGGACACGCGAAAAAGCATATGGCAGATCACCAATACGATCTTACCCTTTGTAACGTTCTGGTTCTTCGCCTACCGTAGTTTATCCGTTTCGTTTTGGGTGACGTTATTATTTGCGATTCCAGCCAGCGGATTTCTAGTCAGGACGTTTATCATATTTCACGATTGCTGTCATATTTCATTTTTTAAAAGCAAAAAAGCAAACGCATTAGTCGGTAATATCACGGGAATCCTCACCACATTTCCATATGAACAGTGGAAATTCGAGCACGCGGTCCATCACGCAACAAACGGCAATTTGGATCGAAGAGGAACAGGAGACATTTGGACACTTACCGTAAATGAGTATTCTTCATTGTCCTCGTTTAAAAAAATGATTTATCGCTTGTATAGAAACCCAATTGTACTCTTTGGCTTGGGTCCACTTTACATCGTGCTCATTCAGTATAGATTCAATCGAAAACTTGCAGGTCGCAAAGAACGATGGAATACTTATGCAACGAACACCGCATTAATTGCGGTCTGGGGAGGGATTTCCTGGCTGTTGGGCTGGCGGGCTGTCCTTTTGGTAGAGGCGCCAATTGTTTATTTGTCGGCGATGGTGGGTATTTGGTTGTTTTATGTTCAGCACCAATTTGATAATGGTTATTTTGAAAATGCGGAAAACTGGAGTTATGAAAGCTCGGCAATGGAAGGGAGTTCTTTTTACAAATTACCGAAGCCCTTGCAGTGGATTACAGGAAATATCGGGTTTCACCATATCCACCATTTGAGTTCGCGTGTTCCAAACTATAACCTTCAAAAGGTATCTGAAAGTGATGATTTCTTTCAAAGCATTCCATCTATTGGTTTCTGGTCGAGTCTTCGCTCCCTTCGGCATCGACTCTGGGATGAACAGGAGAAGAGGTTCGTAAATTTTAAGGATGCAAAAAATATTTAA
- a CDS encoding DEAD/DEAH box helicase, which yields MALFMELNLSDEVLDSLEEMGFESATAIQLEAIPIALSGQDLIGQAQTGTGKTVAFSIPVVEAVDTTQHNVQALILTPTRELCIQVAEEIAKVGAKKGVRVLAVYGGHEIQRQIRALKNQPSVIVATPGRLMDHMNRRTVNMQHVGMVVLDEADEMLDMGFIEDIEIILAACPPQRQTLLFSATIKPGVQKLAKKFMRDFTVVSIKAQDMMVPTIEQAYYEVQESHKLDVLTRLLDIQNPELAIVFGRTRRRVDELSNALQTRGYLAEGLHGDLNQRQRDSVMSKFRDGSLEVLVATDVAARGIDISGVTHVYNFDIPQDVDSYVHRIGRTGRAGKTGIASTFVTPREIEHLRQIERATKRQIERRPAPTVIEAKYSKQKVAMERLLNNSNSDNLGGFRGLAEELLEQRDSISLVAAAIQLLTVNTTEVPIELTAEQPIRVKKPTYRDNKGDRHRKSLRPNGGGRGARR from the coding sequence ATGGCATTGTTTATGGAACTAAATTTGAGTGACGAGGTACTAGATTCTTTAGAGGAAATGGGTTTCGAATCCGCCACAGCCATCCAATTGGAAGCTATACCCATTGCACTTTCTGGTCAGGATTTAATTGGTCAGGCGCAAACCGGAACCGGGAAGACCGTGGCATTTTCAATTCCTGTAGTTGAGGCAGTCGATACGACTCAGCACAATGTCCAAGCCCTCATCCTCACTCCCACCCGAGAACTCTGCATTCAGGTGGCGGAAGAGATCGCGAAGGTGGGAGCCAAGAAGGGTGTACGAGTACTCGCTGTCTATGGCGGGCATGAGATTCAACGCCAAATTCGGGCGCTGAAAAATCAGCCGAGCGTAATCGTTGCTACGCCAGGACGATTAATGGACCACATGAATCGACGCACGGTTAACATGCAGCATGTCGGTATGGTTGTGTTGGATGAAGCCGATGAAATGCTGGATATGGGATTCATTGAGGATATCGAGATCATTTTGGCCGCCTGCCCACCGCAGCGACAGACATTGTTGTTCTCAGCTACCATCAAGCCGGGTGTGCAAAAACTGGCCAAGAAATTCATGCGTGACTTCACGGTCGTGTCGATAAAGGCACAGGACATGATGGTTCCAACCATCGAACAGGCTTACTATGAAGTGCAAGAAAGCCACAAACTCGATGTGTTAACGAGACTATTGGACATTCAAAATCCGGAACTTGCCATCGTCTTCGGTCGGACCAGACGTCGAGTCGATGAGCTTTCAAATGCATTACAGACGCGTGGTTATTTAGCAGAGGGATTGCACGGCGACTTGAATCAGAGACAACGAGACAGTGTTATGAGCAAATTCCGCGACGGAAGTCTCGAGGTCTTAGTGGCGACCGACGTTGCGGCAAGAGGCATCGACATATCTGGAGTGACACATGTCTACAACTTTGACATCCCGCAAGATGTAGATAGTTACGTTCACCGGATCGGTAGAACAGGACGCGCAGGAAAAACTGGCATCGCATCCACGTTTGTTACGCCTCGTGAAATCGAACACCTGCGTCAAATTGAGCGCGCCACGAAACGTCAAATTGAGCGTCGTCCCGCTCCTACCGTGATCGAGGCAAAATACAGTAAACAAAAAGTTGCCATGGAACGATTGTTGAACAATAGCAATTCGGACAATCTAGGGGGCTTCCGTGGCCTTGCTGAGGAACTGCTTGAGCAACGGGACTCGATATCGCTGGTAGCTGCTGCGATTCAGTTGTTGACAGTGAATACGACAGAAGTGCCCATTGAACTGACTGCGGAGCAGCCTATTCGCGTCAAAAAGCCGACGTACCGAGATAACAAAGGTGACCGTCACCGAAAATCTCTTCGTCCCAACGGGGGAGGACGCGGCGCTCGACGGTAA
- a CDS encoding glycosyltransferase, with product MKVTQVQQRLLQLPGPAFIREASREWLNRPPNQVELQHWRQQRLRKVSKRSVLYQLARSKQVKRLLTNEQPGWTVDGEARCVQRLYGLFHESDEGFVRGLYEELLHRKPSTGELHGWLETLRTGTDRWSVFQMMVRSTEVQSRWQRETTEWTVADVIHRIFRLSGPTFLAALTRELFARGPLPSERQRWGQAGVSVEGRERVFAALVSSDAFRRALVFRRLPGGRVARGRGVYRLRKLYRQQGAKFVADLYTQLLGRTPDAAGLNLHVSKLRQVRKLDILRSIFLSEEAAAHRAGEEVTVSAVLEDPLEPETGISSYDVSVIIPTVKQMNLVQTCVQSLHETTHGLKLEIIVVDDGSAEDIQAGLRVWGQQAKVRVLCKTTNQGFSKTINVGIKAAKGRHILLVNNDVVFHQHDTIRTMIQAMNAAPNIGIVGARLLFADGRIQHGGSYAQKDGLFPHRFIYQPGDHIPALVTDDVVAVTGALMLIRREVIEQIGTLSEEYYLAYEDVDYCYRARDAGWRVVYCGDAAAIHLQGATRGKTDDVDFEAYAKAEQVSFATFHNRWTKGNISPFHGKRVIYVLSTTGVAGGNKVVFEHMNRLHELGYSVELYSLQPPPHWFNVKIPVEVFDNYDQLLTALRPQNAYKVATWWETAPIVHASCDKVRGGQGVPFYLVQDLEASYYPNQPEQQARVHDTYRLEGMHYVTDGEWVQKELLNRHGQQTSLLSIAVDHDIFHPGQKADGNARCILAISRGNQHLKGFDVTVDALQQVVKVLPDVRVVTFGVIAPDIPGVPVEHIAHPSDEEVAELYRSSSVFVQTSNHEGFGLPLLESMACGTPVVATRADGNEEFCLDRYNCVLVNRGDSNAVAGGIIRVLTDPLFAATISDNGRRTAQRYSWNRVMYNLNNEFAKYPLR from the coding sequence GTGAAGGTCACACAAGTCCAGCAAAGGTTGCTGCAATTACCGGGACCGGCATTTATCCGAGAGGCGAGCCGTGAGTGGTTGAATCGTCCGCCAAATCAGGTGGAACTGCAGCACTGGCGTCAGCAACGGTTGCGAAAGGTTTCGAAAAGGAGCGTTTTGTACCAACTGGCTAGGAGTAAACAAGTGAAGCGTTTGCTGACGAACGAGCAACCTGGGTGGACAGTGGATGGGGAAGCGCGATGTGTTCAGAGACTGTATGGTCTCTTTCACGAATCGGACGAGGGATTTGTCCGCGGTTTGTACGAAGAACTGCTGCACCGGAAGCCGAGCACAGGCGAACTGCATGGATGGTTGGAAACCTTGCGGACTGGGACAGACAGGTGGTCTGTGTTTCAGATGATGGTACGGTCAACAGAAGTACAGTCACGGTGGCAACGGGAGACAACAGAATGGACGGTAGCCGATGTCATTCATCGCATCTTTAGACTAAGCGGTCCGACATTTTTGGCTGCTCTGACACGGGAACTGTTTGCTCGTGGGCCGCTTCCTAGTGAGAGGCAACGCTGGGGTCAAGCGGGTGTCTCAGTGGAAGGAAGGGAACGGGTATTCGCTGCGTTGGTGAGTTCAGACGCATTTCGCAGGGCTCTGGTCTTTCGTCGTCTACCCGGAGGACGAGTGGCTCGGGGGCGGGGCGTTTATCGCCTGCGGAAATTATACCGCCAACAAGGTGCAAAGTTTGTCGCCGATCTCTACACACAACTGCTGGGTCGGACACCCGACGCTGCAGGGCTAAATCTGCATGTGTCGAAGCTGCGCCAGGTTCGGAAACTCGATATCTTACGGAGCATTTTCCTGTCTGAAGAGGCGGCGGCGCACCGTGCCGGTGAGGAAGTTACTGTATCTGCGGTGCTTGAAGATCCGCTGGAACCGGAGACAGGGATAAGTTCCTATGATGTGAGCGTCATTATACCGACTGTGAAGCAGATGAATCTCGTGCAGACCTGCGTGCAGTCTCTCCATGAAACAACACATGGTTTGAAGTTGGAAATCATCGTTGTGGACGACGGCAGCGCGGAAGACATTCAAGCGGGCCTACGTGTTTGGGGACAACAGGCCAAGGTTAGGGTGCTTTGCAAGACAACCAACCAAGGATTCAGCAAAACCATCAATGTGGGCATCAAGGCGGCCAAGGGCAGGCACATCCTGCTCGTGAATAACGACGTTGTATTCCACCAACACGACACCATTCGTACCATGATTCAAGCGATGAATGCGGCACCAAATATCGGCATTGTTGGCGCGAGATTGCTGTTTGCGGATGGGCGTATTCAACATGGCGGAAGTTACGCACAGAAGGACGGATTGTTTCCACACCGCTTTATCTACCAACCAGGTGACCACATTCCCGCTCTGGTGACAGACGACGTGGTGGCGGTGACAGGTGCGTTAATGCTCATCCGCCGCGAGGTCATCGAACAAATCGGCACCTTGTCGGAAGAATACTATCTAGCCTATGAAGACGTAGACTACTGTTATCGAGCACGGGACGCAGGCTGGCGTGTGGTCTACTGCGGCGACGCAGCTGCCATCCACCTGCAAGGCGCGACGAGAGGAAAGACTGACGATGTAGACTTTGAGGCATATGCTAAGGCGGAACAGGTGTCCTTCGCCACATTTCACAACCGGTGGACGAAGGGGAACATCTCTCCGTTTCACGGCAAGCGCGTCATTTATGTGCTCAGCACGACTGGCGTTGCTGGTGGTAACAAAGTTGTGTTTGAGCATATGAATCGATTGCATGAACTCGGATACTCTGTTGAATTATATTCGCTGCAACCTCCGCCGCATTGGTTTAACGTGAAGATTCCGGTAGAAGTGTTCGATAACTACGACCAACTATTGACGGCATTGCGGCCGCAAAATGCCTATAAGGTTGCCACCTGGTGGGAAACGGCTCCGATTGTTCATGCAAGCTGTGACAAGGTACGAGGTGGCCAAGGCGTTCCTTTCTACCTGGTTCAAGACCTCGAGGCCAGTTACTATCCGAATCAACCAGAACAGCAAGCTCGCGTGCATGACACTTATCGCTTAGAAGGCATGCACTACGTGACAGATGGCGAATGGGTTCAAAAGGAACTACTGAACCGCCACGGCCAGCAAACAAGTCTATTATCTATCGCCGTAGACCACGATATTTTCCATCCGGGTCAAAAGGCGGACGGCAATGCGCGGTGCATTCTCGCTATTAGCCGAGGCAACCAGCATCTGAAGGGCTTCGACGTGACGGTGGACGCGTTGCAGCAGGTGGTTAAAGTGCTTCCTGATGTTCGTGTGGTCACATTTGGCGTAATCGCACCGGACATCCCAGGTGTTCCGGTGGAGCATATCGCGCATCCCAGCGACGAGGAAGTCGCTGAATTGTACCGAAGCAGCAGTGTATTTGTTCAAACCTCCAATCATGAGGGATTTGGTTTGCCGCTGCTCGAATCCATGGCTTGCGGGACTCCGGTTGTGGCAACCCGAGCAGATGGCAATGAGGAGTTTTGCTTGGACAGGTACAACTGCGTATTGGTGAACCGTGGTGATTCAAATGCCGTGGCAGGTGGCATCATCCGGGTGCTTACCGATCCGCTATTTGCGGCCACCATCTCCGACAATGGCCGGCGGACTGCGCAGAGATACTCATGGAATCGCGTGATGTATAACTTGAACAACGAGTTTGCAAAGTACCCGTTGCGTTGA
- a CDS encoding hemolysin III family protein, with translation MYTCSTLLHALPRGRAKDVFEILDPSSIYLFIAGAYTPLLLLLVKGWVAWTLFAILWGIAAVGIVFKVFLVKRFVLLSTVGSILRDGR, from the coding sequence TTGTACACATGTTCAACGTTACTGCATGCGCTGCCACGTGGACGAGCTAAAGATGTGTTCGAAATCTTAGACCCTTCCTCAATTTACCTATTTATCGCAGGCGCATATACTCCTCTCTTGCTTCTGCTTGTGAAAGGTTGGGTAGCTTGGACGCTGTTCGCCATACTATGGGGTATTGCGGCAGTAGGTATAGTCTTCAAAGTGTTCTTGGTAAAACGATTTGTGCTGTTATCTACCGTTGGGTCTATCCTTAGGGATGGCAGGTAG
- a CDS encoding S9 family peptidase, which translates to MPDFSRILHQQAVELSPTRFSAGVEAFRIVYQSSGLRVIGFIVKPRKIAGKVPLLIYNRGGAENRGLIGTVQLSNLLSFWASRGYVVLASQYRGNDGGEGEDTWGGDDVQDVINLVHVGEELPYVDVSRTLMLGASRGGLMTYLAIRHGLNLKAAAVMCGVSNLFDMYRYRGAPMKEILIWLVGDPSSHIDAYVRRSPVFWVEDIKVPLLIVHGAKDVNVPVEQTRILVKKLDELGKDYQYIEYPEAEHDLRRHYSDFFPKIDEFFTERLNGGVRRG; encoded by the coding sequence ATGCCTGACTTCAGCAGGATTCTTCATCAGCAGGCTGTTGAGCTATCGCCGACCCGGTTTTCCGCCGGAGTGGAAGCGTTTCGCATTGTGTATCAAAGCAGTGGACTCAGGGTGATTGGATTCATTGTGAAACCCCGAAAAATCGCGGGCAAGGTGCCTTTGTTGATTTATAACCGGGGCGGCGCCGAGAATCGAGGACTTATAGGGACGGTGCAGTTGTCGAATTTGTTGTCGTTTTGGGCGAGTCGCGGCTATGTAGTGCTGGCTTCGCAATATCGGGGGAATGATGGCGGAGAAGGTGAGGACACATGGGGTGGAGACGACGTGCAAGATGTAATCAATCTGGTTCACGTTGGCGAAGAACTACCGTATGTAGATGTAAGTCGCACGTTGATGCTTGGTGCGTCTAGGGGCGGACTCATGACTTACCTTGCCATCAGGCATGGGCTAAACCTGAAGGCTGCGGCTGTGATGTGCGGCGTGTCGAACCTTTTTGACATGTATCGTTATCGCGGCGCACCTATGAAGGAGATACTGATATGGTTGGTCGGAGATCCATCAAGTCACATTGATGCATACGTCAGGCGTTCTCCTGTATTTTGGGTAGAAGACATCAAAGTCCCTCTGCTGATTGTACATGGCGCCAAGGATGTGAATGTGCCTGTGGAGCAAACGAGGATATTGGTAAAGAAGCTGGATGAACTAGGAAAAGACTATCAGTACATCGAGTATCCCGAGGCTGAGCATGACCTCAGGCGTCATTATTCAGACTTCTTTCCTAAAATCGATGAGTTTTTTACAGAGAGGTTAAATGGCGGAGTACGGAGAGGTTAA
- a CDS encoding MFS transporter, producing the protein MTNSSIGEALDDAPLSLFHLRAMVISGLGFFTDAYDLFIIGAALVLIKNEWHLSGTMVGLVGSTTLLANFLGALIFGRLADILGRKKLYGLVAAIMSLGAILTAFSANIYWLIAFRFFLGLGIGGDYPISAVIMSEYANVRDRGKLVGMVFSMQALGLIAGPMVAITLLASGISHDLAWRIMLGLGALPALSVIYARRKMPESPRFQAQVMGDSTQAASQLRTYTNGQVDVGEAEVAARPALMSFRRFIMNPRMLLTLLGTAGTWFLFDYAYYGNSISTPLIMKTVAPHASLIQSEAWTLIVFAIAAVPGYALAVLKVDRIGHKRLQLIGFSVMGLAFLCMGVIPGVTSMVLPFLILYGISYFFAEFGPNTTTFILSAELYPVSVRTTAHGISAGVAKIGAFIGVFLFPVITKALGLQGTFIITFAFAVAGTLLTLVLPEPANRSIENISGPAKPSKVVPQTVR; encoded by the coding sequence ATGACAAACAGTTCCATCGGAGAGGCCTTGGACGACGCACCGCTAAGTCTGTTTCACCTGCGTGCTATGGTCATATCAGGGCTGGGATTTTTTACGGATGCTTATGACCTGTTTATTATTGGCGCGGCACTGGTGTTGATTAAGAATGAGTGGCATCTCAGCGGAACAATGGTCGGATTGGTGGGCAGTACGACGCTGCTGGCAAATTTTCTGGGCGCACTTATTTTCGGCCGATTGGCGGATATCTTAGGGCGGAAAAAATTATACGGACTCGTAGCTGCAATCATGTCTCTTGGAGCTATCTTAACCGCATTTTCAGCAAATATATACTGGCTGATTGCTTTTCGCTTCTTCCTTGGTCTCGGGATTGGGGGAGACTATCCAATCAGCGCCGTCATTATGAGTGAATACGCAAATGTCCGAGACCGGGGAAAACTCGTCGGCATGGTGTTTTCTATGCAGGCGCTCGGTCTCATTGCTGGACCGATGGTAGCGATTACCCTCTTGGCAAGTGGAATCAGTCATGACCTTGCTTGGCGAATCATGCTCGGACTTGGTGCATTACCTGCGCTCAGTGTCATCTACGCACGCAGAAAAATGCCGGAATCACCGAGATTTCAGGCTCAAGTCATGGGGGATTCGACACAAGCAGCTTCACAGCTTCGGACATACACGAACGGCCAGGTGGATGTTGGCGAGGCGGAAGTTGCTGCAAGGCCAGCCCTCATGAGTTTTAGACGCTTTATCATGAACCCGAGGATGCTGCTTACGCTGCTTGGCACTGCAGGGACCTGGTTCCTGTTTGATTACGCATATTATGGGAATTCGATTTCCACACCGCTCATCATGAAGACTGTCGCACCGCATGCAAGCCTGATTCAAAGTGAGGCGTGGACGCTGATTGTCTTCGCAATCGCGGCCGTCCCAGGTTACGCGTTGGCTGTGCTGAAAGTTGACCGCATCGGGCATAAACGCCTGCAACTTATCGGCTTTTCCGTGATGGGCCTAGCGTTTCTGTGCATGGGCGTGATTCCGGGAGTCACATCCATGGTTTTACCGTTCCTGATTCTCTATGGTATCAGTTACTTCTTTGCGGAATTTGGCCCAAATACGACCACATTCATCTTGTCTGCCGAGTTATACCCGGTCAGCGTCAGAACCACCGCTCACGGTATCTCCGCAGGTGTAGCCAAGATTGGTGCATTTATCGGGGTGTTTTTGTTCCCGGTGATAACGAAGGCACTTGGCCTGCAGGGCACGTTTATCATTACCTTTGCCTTTGCCGTAGCTGGTACACTGCTGACACTGGTCTTACCAGAGCCAGCGAACCGGTCCATCGAAAACATTTCTGGACCTGCTAAACCTTCCAAAGTAGTTCCGCAGACGGTCCGTTGA
- a CDS encoding cold-shock protein → MNEGIVKWFNADKGFGFISREGGADVFVHFSAIQIDGFETLEEGQRVKFDIVDGPRGPQAANVA, encoded by the coding sequence ATGAATGAAGGTATTGTGAAATGGTTTAACGCTGACAAAGGGTTTGGATTCATTTCAAGAGAAGGTGGAGCTGACGTGTTTGTTCACTTCAGTGCCATCCAGATTGATGGGTTCGAAACCCTTGAAGAAGGCCAGCGCGTGAAGTTTGACATTGTTGATGGTCCAAGAGGTCCGCAAGCCGCAAACGTTGCGTAA